A single genomic interval of Tursiops truncatus isolate mTurTru1 chromosome 1, mTurTru1.mat.Y, whole genome shotgun sequence harbors:
- the GJA4 gene encoding gap junction alpha-4 protein, producing the protein MGDWGFLEKLLDQVQEHSTVVGKIWLTVLFIFRILILGLAGESVWGDEQSDFECNTAQPGCTNVCYDQAFPISHIRYWVLQFLFVSTPTLVYLGHVIYLSRREERLRQKEGELRALPAKDPRVERALAAIERQMAKISVAEDGHLRIRGALMGTYVASVLCKSVLEAGFLYGQWRLYGWTMEPVFVCQRSPCPYLVDCFVSRPTEKTIFIIFMLVVGLISLVLNLLELAYLLCRCLNRGMRARQSQDTPPAQGTSSEPYADQVFFYLPMGEGPSSPPCPTYNGLSSSEQNWANLTTEERLASSRPPLFLDPPPQSGRKSPSRPSSSASKKQYV; encoded by the coding sequence ATGGGCGACTGGGGCTTCCTTGAGAAGCTGCTGGACCAGGTCCAGGAGCACTCGACCGTGGTGGGCAAGATCTGGCTGACGGTCCTTTTCATCTTCCGCATCCTCATCCTGGGCCTGGCTGGCGAGTCAGTGTGGGGCGACGAGCAGTCGGATTTCGAGTGTAACACGGCCCAGCCAGGCTGCACCAACGTCTGCTACGACCAGGCCTTCCCCATCTCCCACATCCGCTACTGGGTGCTGCAGTTCCTCTTCGTCAGCACGCCCACCCTGGTCTACCTGGGCCATGTCATTTACCTGTCTCGGCGCGAGGAGCGGCTGCGGCAGAAAGAAGGGGAGCTGCGGGCACTGCCGGCCAAGGACCCACGCGTGGAGCGGGCACTGGCAGCCATAGAGCGACAGATGGCCAAGATCTCGGTGGCGGAGGACGGTCACCTGCGGATCCGTGGGGCGCTGATGGGCACCTATGTGGCCAGCGTGCTCTGCAAGAGTGTGCTGGAGGCAGGCTTCCTGTACGGCCAGTGGCGTCTCTATGGCTGGACCATGGAGCCTGTGTTCGTGTGCCAGCGCTCTCCCTGCCCCTACCTCGTAGACTGCTTTGTCTCACGCCCCACGGAGAAGACTATCTTCATCATCTTCATGCTGGTGGTTGGACTCATCTCCCTGGTGCTCAACCTGCTGGAGCTGGCGTACCTGCTGTGCCGCTGCCTCAACCGGGGGATGAGGGCCCGGCAGAGCCAGGACacgcccccagcccagggcacctCCTCGGAGCCTTATGCTGACCAGGTCTTCTTCTACCTCCCCATGGGTGAGGGGCCCTCATCCCCGCCATGCCCCACGTACAATGGGCTCTCGTCCAGTGAGCAGAACTGGGCCAACCTGACTACGGAGGAGAGGCTGGCTTCTTCCAGACCCCCCCTCTTCCTGGACCCGCCCCCCCAGAGTGGCCGGAAATCCCCCAGTCGCCCCAGCAGCTCTGCTTCCAAGAAACAGTATGTATAA
- the GJB3 gene encoding gap junction beta-3 protein, producing the protein MDWKTLQALLSGVNKYSTAFGRIWLSVVFVFRVLVYVVAAERVWGDEQKDFDCNTKQPGCTNVCYDEFFPISNIRLWALQLIFVTCPSLLVILHVAYREERERRHREKHGDQCAKLYDNAGKKHGGLWWTYLFSLIFKLLIEFLFLYLLHTLWYGFSMPRLVQCANVAPCPNIVDCYIARPTEKKLFTYFMVGASAVCIVLTFCEICYLIFHRVVRSLPRKSGLRGRGPPSSASQASTCRCHHKLVEAGELGPDSSDDKIHASAPNMTPI; encoded by the coding sequence ATGGACTGGAAGACGCTCCAGGCCCTACTGAGCGGGGTGAACAAGTACTCCACAGCCTTCGGACGCATCTGGCTGTCGGTGGTGTTCGTCTTCCGCGTGCTGGTGTACGTGGTGGCAGCGGAGCGCGTGTGGGGGGACGAGCAGAAGGACTTTGACTGCAACACTAAGCAGCCAGGCTGCACCAACGTCTGCTACGACGAGTTCTTCCCCATCTCCAACATCCGCCTCTGGGCCCTGCAGCTCATCTTCGTCACGTGCCCGTCGCTGCTGGTCATCCTGCACGTGGCCTACCGCGAGGAGCGGGAGCGGCGGCACCGCGAGAAACACGGCGACCAGTGCGCCAAGCTGTACGACAACGCGGGCAAGAAGCACGGTGGCCTCTGGTGGACCTACCTGTTCAGCCTCATCTTCAAGCTCCTCATCGAATTCCTCTTCCTCTACTTGCTGCACACTCTCTGGTACGGCTTCAGCATGCCCCGCCTGGTCCAGTGCGCCAACGTGGCCCCCTGCCCCAACATCGTGGACTGCTACATCGCCCGGCCCACCGAGAAGAAGCTCTTCACCTACTTCATGGTGGGCGCCTCCGCCGTCTGCATCGTGCTCACCTTCTGCGAGATCTGCTACCTCATCTTCCACAGGGTCGTGCGAAGCCTTCCCAGAAAGAGCGGCCTCCGGGGCCGCGGCCCCCCGTCCTCCGCCAGCCAGGCCTCCACCTGCCGCTGCCACCACAAGCTGGTGGAGGCCGGGGAGTTGGGCCCGGATTCCAGCGACGACAAGATACATGCTTCGGCACCCAACATGACCCCCATCTGA